A genome region from Anastrepha obliqua isolate idAnaObli1 chromosome 4, idAnaObli1_1.0, whole genome shotgun sequence includes the following:
- the LOC129245586 gene encoding uncharacterized protein LOC129245586, with amino-acid sequence MTNPKIRKSNKTPAADVNVQHQQNNDGGEILNVLDDSGDGVLLNLDDYPFEADSNSEGLEEEDEANSCSSFSLQECINEFRARRIRRLSTQSREVAQVEELVSAFVGDKSEKKALPDPADEDLINQNRSNKEQERKCKPCRDGFCYCFTSDSGEGGGVCDAAGASTRGGHARHLRRHRRSECLEPTTVIPQSHVKPVDHEDIRRDSVPTYFKVPAEHVQQVSPQKPKHDKIKHNASAEATSNENELTAISRLETSAPDAPLIHIIQELHNNCVISEVRVNKHKLQANRQGQHLNARQESKSSPQKTRQPHPTTYMHEPTAPPLESYILADKQAQTKRETFPRPVLDKISELDSLSDAFAYSTPLTNSSKHTDTGRRRHKSGGRLLQKRLSLSSVHSKPRRSLQAPPKPPRTYLCLEEKSSASSITSTSTSLREAERILDEFLIRKGAMVKDTEGKREKSVKKVDRAVQMDVEKVIYATERKREHRKSCPTSLMGEKLQRQLVLHSYPSLSDIERSALDSNKKYCNYEKNIRRIAEKPVKEISFGWREPKITDMLNCDTTTKRRQFRSQAVQAEPQQAIGWQMPPKVNLDTVDGVCSNLAANISTKTTPIKSTPISTPKKPGDSQKFIWSEQWRNLSPWCNKQSKSGNRALKSNLKSSRGFLRSSKKKILRLVTPKRDNLQRGRNYSSHSIGIQTSQDELQPYEASMTPQSPPGSYHSAVQTSTQTTTPTCSQNTNDTATQNFDFSRTVHPPPKKAPRAHTQRKLNFPLGGCTDGNCISCEHDTLNKPMKTKTYRSYHGDLDQDVTLSKLGYILGNIRAKLEASDEHAVRTFQEIERREQSAAGIDCTDGQIRRLETPADMDFARQRSQQRNVYQHEPIYSEIEEDSMHITGTPQYDNTTSAKEVLAAKQDVDALYAKVNKTNKKPKAHFTQDTPIALGKLLHDSMRSFNTPQYTLQLPTLQEQSGSETSYMSPPQPHARISDTSTTLSHCQSLNNVRVQEQHSPPKRDRNLSKSDLSLHRSEIFLDNLCRSELIADNSDLERVEKINNDDLNKSCSSLRTDSIGQINTYRHFSTSTPTPNDSISYDTPNDADFDHFSHGDISRLGLSLASESITSGAPNTPKKQNAPKFTTKSHLSTQRSSDLNLSTENAFTSPSSGHQPSSSCPVTPRKVQLDFPAQLPHTSSLKEMRQDVNEAQQCVLTQQEQHSTQNAKLHGNMKQAAFANICTETPSTSSNLARYQSLKNVLRKSFKRSTNFVKNKTRRLSSSFSLPAAHIGLSKSINAHNQTDPQLYASSSTYDLDALFALDEQTPVTQQLAHAVTICRQLPEVEISPEMVEAERLLLFSRLRRDVWPQRPEKLVSAAVAKSTEQHTQRFYVDSMRLPIKVDVNQDFFFNYFYIVTFECGGVIKSTQSAECHNGQAIFSECGIEFVGGLAQEDAEIRCQIFMLRLRKVSTLSLEPKRPIVKLPTIRTPGSSSTSSSGDEIISRFRLHASFSLNARSFLPYEYVECESKNTNKLCLRASAKTCLLPLKPRTKSTNLGTEIQLNGRAEIRLPKHTYSGFLNVQDPHTLHNWNRRWCTLDGIHMRVWSDEHQMDDQLLLTLDMRSNAQSTPLQVAPRELCARARAFCLQCSLRKGGEEVDTAAVFFAADTQEELEVWLEQLNIVLKFVNKWLGAGRNDEC; translated from the exons ATGACCAATccgaaaataagaaaatcgaATAAAACACCGGCAGCGGATGTAAATGTGCAGCATCAGCAAAACAATGACGGAGGTGAAATTTTAAATGTGCTTGACGATTCTGGCGACGGGGTGCTATTGAATTTAGACG ATTACCCTTTCGAGGCTGATTCTAATTCTGAGGGCTTAGAGGAAGAAGATGAAGCAAACTCTTGCTCATCCTTCAGTCTACAAGAGTGCATAAATGAGTTCCGTGCACGCCGTATACGACGCCTGTCGACACAAAGCCGTGAAGTAGCGCAAGTAGAGGAACTGGTAAGTGCATTTGTAGGAGACAAGAGTGAAAAGAAAGCGTTACCTGATCCAGCCGATGAGGATTTAATCAACCAGAATCGTTCCAACAAAGAACAGGAACGCAAGTGCAAGCCCTGTCGTgatggtttttgttattgttttacaaGTGATAGCGGTGAGGGCGGCGGCGTGTGTGATGCTGCAGGAGCGAGCACACGTGGCGGGCACGCTCGTCATTTGAGGCGCCACAGGCGCTCTGAGTGTCTTGAG CCTACTACAGTGATACCGCAATCCCATGTAAAGCCAGTTGACCACGAGGATATTCGACGCGATAGCGTACCTACTTACTTTAAAGTTCCAGCAGAGCATGTGCAACAAGTCTCACCACAAAAACCGAAGCATGATAAAATTAAACATAACGCATCTGCAGAAGCTACTTCTAATGAAAATGAGCTAACTGCTATAAGTCGTTTAGAGACAAGTGCACCAGATGCTCCTTTGATACATATCATTCAAGAGTTGCACAACAACTGTGTAATATCTGAGGTGCGCGTAAATAAACACAAACTGCAAGCTAATCGACAAGGTCAGCATTTAAATGCGCGACAAGAATCCAAATCATCGCCTCAAAAAACTCGGCAACCACATCCGACTACGTATATGCATGAGCCTACCGCACCACCTCTAGAAAGTTATATTTTAGCTGACAAGCAAGCACAAACTAAAAGAGAAACATTTCCTAGGCCAGTTCTAGATAAAATCAGTGAATTGGATTCACTTTCCGATGCTTTCGCATACTCCACGCCACTGACCAATAGTTCAAAACACACTGATACGGGACGACGTAGGCACAAATCCGGCGGACGTTTGTTGCAAAAGCGTTTAAGCCTTTCGTCGGTGCATTCTAAGCCCAGACGGTCACTACAAGCACCACCCAAACCACCGCGCACATATTTGTGCCTTGAGGAAAAATCCAGCGCATCTTCCATTACATCTACTTCAACATCGTTGCGTGAAGCAGAGCGTATACTCGATGAGTTCTTGATTCGAAAAGGTGCAATGGTGAAAGACACCGAGGGTAAAAGGGAGAAAAGTGTGAAAAAAGTAGATAGAGCCGTGCAGATGGATGTAGAGAAAGTGATTTATGCCACTGAGAGGAAACGCGAACATCGCAAATCTTGTCCGACGA GCTTAATGGGAGAAAAGTTGCAGCGCCAGTTGGTATTACATTCCTATCCCTCGCTTAGTGATATCGAACGCTCCGCTTTGGATTCGAACAAGAAATATTGCAATTATGAGAAAAATATACGACGTATAGCTGAAAAGCCGGTTAAAGAAATCAGTTTCGGTTGGAGAGAACCGAAAATAACAGATATGCTCAATTGTGACACCACTACCAAGCGTCGGCAATTCAGGTCGCAAGCGGTACAAGCTGAGCCCCAACAAGCTATTGGTTGGCAAATGCCACCTAAAGTAAATCTCGACACAGTCGATGGTGTATGTTCCAATTTGGCTGCAAATATATCAACTAAAACAACACCCATTAAGTCGACACCCATTTCAACGCCAAAGAAACCAGGggattcacaaaaatttatttggagTGAGCAGTGGCGTAATCTTTCTCCGTGGTGTAATAAGCAATCGAAAAGTGGGAATCGTGCTTTGaaaagtaatttgaaatctTCGCGCGGATTCTTGCGCAgttcgaagaaaaaaattcttcgttTAGTTACACCCAAGCGCGATAATTTACAACGCGGTAGAAATTACTCATCCCACAGCATTGGCATTCAAACATCTCAGGACGAACTGCAGCCATATGAAGCCAGCATGACACCCCAATCTCCACCTGGTAGCTACCACTCTGCAGTACAAACATCGACGCAGACTACCACACCCACTTGTTCGCAGAATACTAATGACACGGCGAcccaaaatttcgatttttcacGCACTGTCCATCCACCGCCCAAAAAAGCGCCACGCGCTCACACGCAACGTAAACTAAATTTTCCACTCGGTGGCTGTACGGATGGAAATTGCATTTCGTGTGAGCATGATACGCTCAATAAGCCTATGAAAACGAAAACGTATCGCTCATACCATGGGGATCTGGATCAAGATGTGACTCTTTCCAAGCTAGGCTATATACTTGGAAATATACGCGCAAAGTTGGAGGCTAGTGACGAGCATGCAGTTAGAACTTTTCAG gaAATTGAGCGCCGCGAACAAAGTGCTGCCGGTATTGATTGTACAGATGGGCAGATTCGACGGCTGGAAACTCCTGCTGACATGGATTTTGCACGGCAGCGCTCACAGCAACGCAACGTCTACCAACACGAACCTATTTACTCTGAAATTGAGGAGGATAGTATGCACATTACAGGCACGCCACAATATGATAACACAACCAGCGCCAAGGAGGTATTGGCAGCCAAACAGGATGTAGACGCGTTGTATGCCAAAGTGAATAAGACTAACAAAAAGCCTAAAGCACACTTTACACAAGACACTCCGATTGCATTGGGAAAGTTACTGCATGATTCGATGCGCAGTTTTAATACACCCCAATATACATTACAACTGCCAACGCTGCAAGAACAATCTGGGAGTGAAACCTCATACATGTCGCCCCCGCAACCACATGCGCGTATATCGGACACTTCAACAACCCTCTCACATTGCCAATCATTGAATAATGTGCGCGTGCAGGAACAACATTCACCGCCAAAACGTGATCGGAACTTAAGTAAATCCGATCTGTCACTGCACCGTAGTGAGATATTTTTAGACAACCTCTGCCGCAGTGAGTTAATAGCAGATAATAGCGATTTGGAACGtgtagagaaaataaataat GACGATTTGAACAAATCATGCAGCTCATTGCGCACCGATTCTATTGGTCAGATAAATACTTACCGGCACTTTTCAACATCAACGCCTACTCCAAATGATTCCATATCCTATGATACACCAAATGACGCAGACTTTGATCACTTTTCCCATGGAGATATTAGTCGTTTAGGTTTAAGTTTGGCTAGCGAATCAATTACTTCTGGTGCACCAAACACACCGAAGAAGCAAAACGCTCCCAAATTTACAACTAAG TCACATTTAAGCACTCAGCGATCTTCTGACCTCAACCTCTCCACTGAAAATGCCTTTACATCGCCCTCATCTGGTCATCAGCCGAGCAGCAGTTGCCCCGTCACACCACGAAAAGTGCAATTAGACTTCCCAGCGCAACTACCACACACCTCCAGCCTTAAAGAGATGCGACAGGATGTAAATGAAGCGCAGCAATGCGTCCTAACACAACAAGAGCAACACTCGACACAAAATGCCAAACTTCATGGGAACATGAAACAAGCAGCGTTTGCTAATATTTGTACTGAAACACCTTCCACCAGTTCAAATCTTGCACGTtatcaaagtttgaaaaatgtgtTGCGCAAATCATTTAAACGCAGCACAAATTtcgtgaaaaataaaacacgacGTCTATCTAGCTCCTTTAGCCTCCCTGCGGCACATATAGGTTTATCGAAGAGCATAAACGCACACAATCAAACCGATCCACAACTGTATGCCTCCTCGTCCACTTATGATCTGGACGCATTGTTCGCCTTGGATGAACAAACGCCAGTAACGCAGCAATTAGCGCATGCTGTGACCATCTGTAGACAATTGCCGGAAGTGGAAATTTCACCTGAAATGGTGGAAGCTGAACGCTTATTGCTTTTCTCGCGCCTACGTCGTGACGTATGGCCACAGAGACCGGAAAAGTTGGTGTCGGCAGCAGTGGCAAAATCTACCGAACAACACACTCAACGTTTCTATGTGGATAGCATGCGTTTGCCCATAAAAGTGGATGTTAATCAGGATTTCTTCTTTAACTACTTCTATATAGTGACTTTTGAGTGCGGCGGTGTTATTAAGTCCACCCAATCGGCCGAGTGTCACAATGGACAGGCGATATTTAGTGAATGTGGCATTGAATTTGTCGGTGGTTTAGCGCAAGAGGATGCCGAAATACGCTGTCAGATATTTATGCTGCGTTTGCGCAAAGTATCCACACTATCGCTAGAACCAAAGCGGCCTATAGTA AAACTCCCCACTATACGCACACCTGGCTCCTCATCGACATCATCGTCCGGCGATGAAATTATTTCACGATTTCGACTTCACGCCAGCTTTTCGCTTAACGCTCGTAGTTTTTTGCCATACGAGTATGTGGAATGCGAATCTAAGAACACAAATAAACTCTGTTTGCGTGCCAGTGCCAAAACCTGCTTGCTACCGCTAAAACCGCGCACAAAATCCACAAACCTCGGCAccgaaattcaattaaatggTCGCGCTGAAATACGTTTGCCCAAACACACATACAGCGGTTTTCTAAATGTGCAAGATCCGCACACACTTCACAATTGGAATCGACGTTGGTGCACATTGGATGGTATACACATGCGCGTGTGGTCCGATGAGCATCAAATGGACGATCAACTGCTATTGACTTTGGATATGCGTTCGAATGCACAGTCAACGCCGTTGCAAGTCGCACCACGAGAGCTTTGCGCGCGGGCACGCGCTTTCTGTTTGCAGTGCTCGCTACGAAAGGGAGGCGAGGAGGTGGACACGGCGGCGGTGTTTTTTGCTGCAGACACACAGGAGGAGCTGGAGGTGTGGCTGGAACAGCTAAATATAGTGCTTAAGTTTGTGAATAAGTGGTTGGGTGCGGGACGGAATGATGAATGTTGA
- the LOC129245589 gene encoding protein angel, with protein MFKTLFNCIHTNNLLSSVKTLGSHVEQLKTYTRSRWQRTKKMRRTWERVSGAGDRKEYTLLSYNILAQDLLVEHLHLYIDIEPPMLRWDHRLLRLTEEIQYIKPDILCLQEMQFNHLKGFVRRISFKRELEYVFKKKTGCRTDGCAIIYDKSKFRLLAEHPVEYYTRGHAVLNRDNIALLAKFADKKQPKKKFVIATTHLLYNPKRQDVRIAQVQSLLEAIHEFSVETEGGKDRPLPVILTGDFNFESKTRPYQVLSEPFKSDSVSEKPVGGDSARIYSKQEANREYYLRAAGGEESVNNLQMAPIDFGNQSASTFQQNWITVDYVLHSVDQHRNKIQVQSVYALPKINDCIQHGQIPNKFLGSDHYSLAIKFSVL; from the coding sequence ATGTTTAAAACTCTGTTTAACTGCATCCACACAAATAATCTACTGAGTTCAGTAAAAACGTTAGGAAGCCACGTCGAACAATTAAAGACATACACAAGGAGTAGGTGGCAGCGCACAAAGAAAATGAGACGCACATGGGAGCGGGTAAGCGGAGCTGGAGACAGAAAAGAATATACCTTATTGTCGTACAATATTCTTGCGCAAGACTTGTTAGTGGAACATTTGCATCTGTACATCGACATAGAGCCACCGATGTTGCGTTGGGATCATCGGCTGTTACGATTAACGGAGGAGATTCAGTACATCAAACCCGACATACTCTGCCTACAAGAGATGCAATTCAACCATTTAAAAGGCTTCGTCAGACGTATAAGTTTCAAAAGAGAGTTGGAATATGTGTTCAAAAAGAAGACTGGATGTCGGACAGATGGCTGTGCAATTATTTACGATAAAAGTAAATTTCGACTCTTGGCAGAACACCCAGTAGAGTATTACACCCGTGGTCATGCAGTGTTAAACCGCGATAATATCGCTTTACTGGCCAAATTTGCGGataaaaaacaaccaaaaaagaaatttgttataGCCACAACACATTTATTGTACAACCCAAAAAGGCAAGACGTCCGCATAGCACAAGTACAAAGCCTGCTCGAAGCCATTCATGAATTTTCTGTGGAAACAGAAGGGGGCAAAGATAGGCCTCTACCGGTGATATTGACTGGCGACTTCAATTTTGAATCCAAAACAAGACCATATCAAGTGTTATCCGAGCCATTCAAATCTGACTCAGTCTCGGAAAAGCCTGTGGGGGGTGATAGTGCGAGAATTTACAGTAAACAAGAAGCTAATAGGGAGTATTATTTACGAGCGGCTGGCGGGGAAGAATCTGTGAACAATCTGCAAATGGCGCCAATCGATTTTGGTAATCAATCCGCTTCAACGTTTCAACAAAATTGGATTACGGTTGACTACGTTCTACATTCAGTTGATCAGCATCGCAACAAAATTCAAGTACAATCGGTATATGCGCTACCAAAAATCAACGACTGCATACAGCATGGACAAATTCCTAATAAGTTTTTAGGCTCGGATCACTACTCgcttgcaataaaattttcagTGCTTTAG
- the LOC129245588 gene encoding SH3 domain-containing protein Dlish, translating into MAFLCPVRMRRDKKKATNANIERDLPIPGVGLGRITGSSSIETLVRVGIEKEHGLSPDSKMVVLHDFTPCVDDELEVKRGQIVNILYRENDWVYVIGQDTRQEGFIPYSYCAPYNTQLADLAIKKKLPRDQNVNVQEHNQENMPLLSAESKIELIDDVGAGGNGIVNGSNGAGGGGCSGSGTNTTPIGASLKNSEVNLILEPECTPFHKEPSGRYIVLYTFIARDENDLSVERGEFVTVLNREDPDWFWIVRSDGQEGFIPSAFVFPAESVLQTQQKILNACGAAQDAGVGVVSAGGATNNGVHKSQTQLNLELTAANLNGNLNSLGQTLTTPVAQLDATCINSLQQQQQNAAQHQQQQQMGSIGADDLRYHGTELVMLYDYKAQAPDDLNVRRGDWIYADLNNQTVDGWLWAYAPKTRKYGFIPKAYARPPAMTSL; encoded by the exons ATGGCATTTTTATGCCCGGTGCGCATGCGGCGCGATAAAAAGAAAG ccACAAATGCTAATATTGAACGCGATTTGCCAATACCAGGTGTTGGCCTCGGCCGCATCACCGGCTCGTCTAGCATAGAAACACTGGTTCGCGTTGGCATCGAAAAGGAACATGGTCTGAGTCCAGACTCAAAAATGGTGGTTCTGCACGACTTCACCCCATGTGTAGACGACGAACTCGAGGTAAAGCGTGGACAAATAGTCAACATTTTGTATCGTGAAAATGATTGGGTCTATGTAATTGGTCAAGATACGCGACAGGAAGGATTCATACCATATTCGTACTGTGCACCATACAACACACAATTGGCTGATCTCGCTATAAAGAAAAAGCTGCCACGCGACCAAAACGTCAATGTGCAGGAACATAATCAGGAGAATATGCCACTTTTAAGTGCAGAAAGCAAAATCGAATTGATTGACGATGTAGGTGCGGGCGGTAATGGTATCGTCAATGGGAGTAACGGTGCTGGTGGTGGCGGTTGTAGTGGATCTGGTACTAACACAACGCCAATTGGTGCTTCCTTGAAGAATTCCGAAGTAAATCTGATTCTCGAACCGGAGTGCACTCCGTTTCACAAAGAGCCAAGTGGTCGTTATATAGTGCTTTACACATTTATAGCACGCGACGAAAATGATTTGTCTGTCGAGCGTGGTGAATTCGTTACGGTTTTAAACCGTGAAGATCCCGACTGGTTTTGGATTGTACGCAGCGATGGTCAGGAGGGTTTTATACCTTCTGCATTTGTTTTTCCAGCTGAAAGTGTGCTGCAAACACAGCAAAAGATTTTGAATGCATGCGGCGCAGCGCAGGACGCTGGTGTAGGTGTGGTGAGTGCAGGAGGAGCTACCAACAATGGTGTACACAAATCCCAAACACAATTGAATTTGGAGCTTACAGCTGCCAACCTCAACGGCAATTTGAATTCATTGGGTCAAACACTCACAACACCAGTTGCTCAATTGGATGCAACGTGCATTAACAgcttgcaacagcaacaacaaaatgcagcacaacaccagcagcaacagcagatGGGTAGTATTGGGGCAGACGATCTGCGCTATCATGGCACCGAGTTGGTTATGCTATATGATTATAAG GCTCAAGCTCCAGACGATTTGAATGTGCGTCGAGGCGACTGGATTTATGCGGATTTGAATAATCAAACGGTCGATGGCTGGCTGTGGGCATATGCGCCGAAAACACGCAAATATGGTTTCATACCGAAGGCTTACGCACGACCGCCCGCTATGACTAGCCTTTAA
- the LOC129245587 gene encoding sorting nexin-16 yields MSLRAIKKRENQLNSSAGVRQPLFKKASTQHQQRKSSITSGSNSDNNSKVNTAIFKQPGGLHTLSNLRKQYTLLGRAIYSSPELRHPLTVDDDTVESLAHVVRTKSEGDLHALLKSCTGNAADTTGCGLIGAKSEVCLQSISSHSYQEESQTTQTSPSNYTTESTINNRRTPVSEPIGASQNTGKTFNRSMMSGARSHRDLTQSTYAGNSGTYDVTLSPTRRRMSECSLNSIAGYSQRTSAMSSSVLTLSSNNPAANEPNSVMRVPIIGYEVMEERARFTVYKLRVENPLTNDCWLVLRRYTDFVRLNTKLKQLFPNIVLLLPRKKIFGDNFNAVFLDNRVQGLQIFVNSIMAKEELRKCKLVREFFCLDEPPSYSESMEECRAIFEAQEETIAHLKVQVNSKNELILNLQQKLRDEIVEKEQLKLTLKNTSNTCPQCTATNSSAP; encoded by the exons ATGTCTTTACGTGCAATTAAGAAACGGGAGAACCAACTTAATTCCTCAGCTGGCGTGCGCCAACCGCTCTTTAAAAAAGCCTCAACACAGCATCAACAACGAAAATCATCGATAACAAGTGGGTCTAACAGTGATAATAACTCGAAAGTGAATACTGCCATTTTTAAACAACCAGGCGGTTTACATACACTAAGCAACCTGCGAAAACAATACACGTTGCTGGGGCGCGCTATATACTCCAGCCCGGAGCTACGTCATCCATTAACCGTCGACGACGATACGGTTGAAAGTCTCGCTCATGTTGTACGCACCAAATCTGAGGGCGATTTGCATGCGCTGCTGAAAAGCTGTACAGGTAACGCAGCTGATACTACCGGGTGCGGCTTGATTGGTGCTAAATCAGAAGTGTGCTTACAGTCGATCTCCTCGCACAGCTATCAAGAAGAAAGTCAAACAACACAAACGTCTCCATCAAATTATACAACTGAGTCAACAATTAATAATCGCCGCACACCCGTCTCAGAGCCTATAGGCGCATCACAGAACACTGGGAAAACGTTCAACCGCAGCATGATGTCGGGCGCGCGTTCGCATCGTGACCTCACACAGTCAACGTATGCCGGCAATAGTGGTACGTATGATGTCACACTTTCTCCGACGCGTCGGCGTATGAGCGAATGTAGCTTGAACTCGATCGCGGGTTATTCACAACGCACCAGCGCAATGTCCAGTAGCGTTTTGACTCTCTCATCCAACAATCCTGCCGCAAATGAGCCCAATTCTGTTATGCGAGTGCCCATCATCGGTTATGAAGTGATGGAGGAGCGTGCGCGATTTACAGTGTACAAGTTGCGTGTGGAGAATCCATTGACAAATGATTGTTGGCTTGTGCTGCGCCGCTACACAGATTTCGTGCGTCTAAATACAAAACTTAAACAGTTGTTTCCAAACATTGTTCTCTTGTTGCCACGCAAGAAAATATTTGGCGATAATTTCAACGCTGTCTTCCTCGATAACCGAGTGCAAGGACTACAGATATTTGTTAATTCCATTATGGCCAAGGAAGAGTTGAGAAAGTGTAAACTAGTGCGTGAGTTCTTTTGCTTGGACGAACCGCCTTCATATTCAGAATCTATGGAAGAGTGCAGG GCAATTTTCGAAGCACAAGAGGAGACgatagctcatctaaaggtgcaagtaaatagcaaaaatgaattgatattaaatttacaacaaaaactacgTGATGAAATCGTGGAAAAAGAGCAGCTCAAACTAACACTTAA aAACACTTCCAATACTTGTCCACAGTGCACTGCTACAAATTCCAGTGCACCTTAA